A part of Candidatus Binatia bacterium genomic DNA contains:
- the cofG gene encoding 7,8-didemethyl-8-hydroxy-5-deazariboflavin synthase CofG, whose translation MAQGNPQMQTGAAAAPDWQPISRREAIRALSATGEELEHLLKESRTLRDAGKGRVVTYSPKAFFPVTNLCRDRCAYCTFRRDEDEAGAWTMQPEEIRSWSERAESLGCIEALMCLGDRPEDNSPRYREWLRSEGMASTIEYVGKACDIALEQGLLPHSNPGLMGPEDYALLKPSNVSLGMMLESVSPKLRQKGEVHYYAPDKDPEKRLRVLEDAGEAQVPFTTGILLGIGESLEDRVDSLLAIADTHNRHGHIQEIIIQNFRAKPEIPMAGAAEPDTLDLVRTIVVARLLTGPKMNIQVPPNLSDASSLPPLLESGINDLGGISPLTPDYVNPEAPWPHLGALERACAAEGFELRPRLPIYDEFINRPGFLDKNLAEPVRIHQRAVAQRGSGKGNEGKAT comes from the coding sequence ATGGCACAGGGAAATCCGCAGATGCAGACGGGCGCCGCAGCCGCTCCCGACTGGCAGCCAATCAGTCGCCGGGAGGCGATTCGGGCGCTCTCGGCAACGGGAGAGGAACTCGAGCATCTGCTCAAAGAATCCCGGACCCTGCGCGATGCCGGCAAGGGGCGCGTCGTCACCTATTCCCCGAAAGCCTTTTTCCCGGTCACGAACCTCTGCCGCGACCGCTGCGCCTACTGCACCTTCCGTCGCGATGAGGATGAGGCGGGCGCCTGGACCATGCAACCGGAAGAGATCCGCAGCTGGTCCGAACGCGCCGAATCGCTCGGCTGCATTGAAGCCTTGATGTGCCTCGGCGACCGGCCCGAGGACAACTCCCCCCGCTACCGGGAATGGCTCCGCTCCGAAGGAATGGCCTCCACAATCGAGTACGTGGGCAAGGCCTGCGACATCGCCCTTGAGCAAGGTCTTCTCCCGCACTCCAACCCCGGGCTCATGGGACCGGAAGATTACGCTCTGCTGAAACCTAGCAACGTCAGTCTCGGGATGATGCTCGAATCCGTCAGTCCCAAACTCCGACAAAAGGGCGAAGTCCATTACTATGCCCCTGACAAGGACCCCGAAAAGCGGCTCCGAGTCCTCGAAGATGCGGGCGAAGCGCAGGTGCCTTTTACGACCGGAATTCTGCTCGGTATCGGTGAGAGCCTCGAAGATCGGGTCGATTCGTTATTGGCCATCGCAGATACCCACAATCGGCATGGCCATATTCAGGAAATCATCATCCAGAACTTCCGCGCGAAACCCGAGATTCCCATGGCAGGTGCCGCAGAACCGGATACTCTGGACCTTGTGCGTACGATCGTTGTCGCTCGGCTTCTGACTGGCCCGAAAATGAATATTCAGGTGCCCCCGAACCTCTCGGATGCGTCATCGCTCCCTCCCTTGCTGGAAAGCGGGATCAATGACCTCGGCGGCATCTCCCCGCTGACCCCGGACTATGTGAACCCGGAGGCCCCGTGGCCCCATTTGGGCGCGTTGGAGCGCGCCTGCGCCGCCGAGGGCTTCGAATTGCGGCCCAGACTCCCGATTTACGATGAATTCATCAATCGTCCGGGATTCCTCGACAAGAACCTTGCTGAACCGGTACGAATACACCAGAGGGCCGTCGCACAAAGAGGCTCTGGCAAAGGGAACGAAGGGAAAGCAACATGA
- the meaB gene encoding methylmalonyl Co-A mutase-associated GTPase MeaB, whose translation MRIEEIMEKFTAGDRRGLARLISLVENRAPGAADAMQSVYGRCGRARVIGVTGPPGAGKSTLTDALIRRLREQGKTVGVVAVDPSSPFSGGAILGDRVRMQDHFLDSGVFIRSLSTRGRHGGLARPTREVVHLLDAFGFDVVLVETVGVGQTELDVMRLAETTVVVLVPEAGDTIQVMKAGLLEIANIFVVNKADREGARRLKNEIDVMLHMRPASGWSVPVLLTEATSGKGVDELVSSLEAHAASGATALRRGGRVEWQEVLREEVLLRLERGLAACEESLAGEVERGDKDPYAAALEILNDPERVTRLLAKGETRS comes from the coding sequence ATGCGCATCGAAGAAATAATGGAAAAGTTCACCGCCGGCGACCGGCGCGGTCTGGCGAGGCTGATCAGCCTGGTCGAGAATCGCGCTCCGGGCGCGGCCGATGCGATGCAATCGGTCTATGGGCGTTGCGGGCGAGCCCGCGTGATCGGTGTCACGGGTCCGCCGGGGGCGGGCAAGTCCACCCTGACGGATGCGCTGATTCGGCGATTGCGTGAGCAGGGCAAGACCGTAGGCGTGGTTGCGGTGGACCCCTCGAGTCCTTTTTCGGGAGGGGCGATCCTCGGCGACCGGGTGCGGATGCAGGATCATTTTCTCGACTCGGGTGTCTTTATCCGCAGCTTGTCGACACGAGGCCGGCATGGAGGTCTCGCTCGACCCACGCGCGAGGTCGTTCATCTGCTCGATGCCTTCGGCTTTGATGTGGTCCTTGTCGAGACCGTGGGCGTCGGACAAACCGAGCTCGATGTGATGCGTCTGGCCGAGACCACTGTCGTCGTTCTGGTTCCCGAAGCGGGCGATACCATTCAGGTGATGAAGGCAGGGCTTCTCGAGATCGCGAATATTTTCGTCGTGAACAAGGCCGATCGCGAGGGGGCCCGCCGTCTGAAAAACGAGATCGACGTGATGCTGCATATGCGCCCCGCATCAGGTTGGTCGGTTCCGGTCCTGCTGACCGAGGCAACTTCCGGAAAGGGCGTCGACGAGCTGGTCTCCTCGCTCGAAGCTCATGCGGCTTCGGGCGCGACCGCACTGCGTCGTGGCGGTCGCGTCGAATGGCAGGAGGTTCTGCGAGAAGAGGTCCTTCTGAGGCTCGAGCGCGGTCTTGCTGCCTGCGAGGAATCGCTCGCTGGTGAGGTCGAGCGCGGCGACAAGGACCCGTATGCGGCCGCACTCGAAATCCTGAACGATCCCGAACGCGTGACTCGCCTGCTCGCCAAGGGCGAGACGCGGTCGTGA
- a CDS encoding histidine kinase dimerization/phospho-acceptor domain-containing protein: MKRNEPEIFFPAGRSLRGNTEGWPLPKAQRVILGRAAPTNMPILLVRASGEWFLRIAEAVHRQSERDHFLPRDLQQSSHIRCPDEAISKRATLALDGIEHLSLPDQESLLDDLALRQPRLISGSALSLDQLHQRLLPELLYLLAAVDLDTPAISADARHMLEAAEERIATLAHDFHRPVPALAESAREALARHIWRGEDAELDGTLARTLLALPEDAAIEAADLVWSAGGAPGTEATSNERIAPAATEPGLPPSAAPRATVRDDANAPLPEASTQPQAASLPNGILPSAELPNAALPTAELASAELHHSAAPVAPAGNHEASSHDAANAAGHEKAQPNSAVPDSVAESPASTSGGAVPPNGKLGRGQSTVESIAVELAHHLKNPLVTLKTFVTNAGRLGEDPEKLARFSTLAEESIGRMDATLDELMDFARLQAEEPRSIDVLGCFRAALRDVWAGLDAKKVQLEGPTDEGFRSALPPTHLTFAFRTLARYLEEAVEPRGTLTIEQASESSLEVRFPEAQSQRHLREALLNSDESFPLSLLLVRGALVQGGATFAVERTESELRLLLGFPQP; encoded by the coding sequence ATGAAACGAAACGAACCCGAAATCTTCTTTCCTGCCGGCCGCTCCCTCCGCGGGAACACCGAAGGCTGGCCTTTGCCCAAGGCGCAGCGCGTCATCCTGGGACGGGCCGCGCCGACCAATATGCCGATTCTCCTGGTCCGGGCGAGCGGCGAATGGTTTCTCCGCATCGCCGAGGCTGTGCATCGCCAGAGCGAACGCGACCATTTCCTGCCCCGCGATCTCCAGCAGTCGTCGCATATCCGTTGTCCGGACGAGGCGATCAGCAAACGGGCCACTCTCGCGCTCGACGGGATCGAACACCTCAGCCTTCCCGACCAGGAATCCCTGCTCGACGACCTGGCGCTCCGACAGCCGCGTCTCATCAGCGGGAGCGCGCTGAGCCTCGACCAGCTCCATCAACGTCTTCTCCCCGAACTCCTCTACCTTCTCGCGGCCGTCGATCTGGACACCCCGGCCATCTCCGCGGATGCCCGCCATATGCTCGAGGCCGCGGAGGAACGTATCGCGACATTGGCCCACGATTTCCATCGGCCAGTGCCCGCTCTCGCCGAGTCGGCCCGTGAGGCTCTCGCTCGTCATATCTGGCGGGGCGAAGATGCCGAACTTGACGGCACTCTCGCCCGCACCCTGCTCGCCCTCCCGGAAGACGCCGCCATCGAGGCAGCGGATCTGGTCTGGAGTGCCGGTGGCGCGCCCGGGACAGAGGCCACCTCGAATGAACGGATCGCGCCGGCCGCGACTGAACCGGGGCTCCCCCCGTCAGCGGCCCCTCGGGCGACCGTCCGAGACGACGCGAACGCTCCGCTGCCGGAAGCGAGCACGCAGCCGCAGGCCGCGTCTCTGCCGAACGGAATTCTGCCGAGCGCGGAGTTGCCAAACGCTGCGTTGCCAACCGCGGAGTTGGCCAGCGCAGAGCTGCATCACTCGGCCGCTCCAGTTGCTCCTGCCGGAAATCACGAAGCATCCAGCCACGATGCTGCAAATGCTGCGGGCCACGAGAAGGCGCAACCAAATTCGGCGGTGCCCGATTCAGTCGCCGAGAGCCCTGCTTCGACCTCCGGCGGTGCCGTCCCCCCAAACGGCAAGCTGGGGCGTGGGCAAAGCACGGTTGAATCGATCGCGGTCGAACTCGCCCATCATCTGAAGAACCCCCTGGTGACCCTGAAAACCTTCGTCACGAATGCCGGACGTCTGGGCGAAGACCCCGAGAAACTCGCCCGTTTCAGCACTCTGGCCGAGGAATCGATCGGACGAATGGATGCGACCCTCGACGAGTTGATGGATTTTGCACGACTTCAGGCCGAAGAGCCGCGTTCCATCGATGTCCTCGGCTGCTTTCGCGCGGCATTGCGAGACGTATGGGCGGGTCTCGATGCCAAGAAAGTCCAGCTCGAGGGCCCCACAGATGAGGGGTTCCGTTCGGCCCTGCCCCCCACCCATCTCACCTTCGCCTTTCGCACGCTGGCCAGATATCTCGAAGAAGCCGTCGAACCCCGCGGCACGCTGACCATCGAGCAAGCCAGCGAATCCAGCCTGGAGGTCCGATTTCCGGAGGCCCAGAGCCAACGCCATCTCCGGGAAGCCCTGCTCAATAGCGACGAGAGTTTTCCTCTGTCCCTGTTGCTGGTAAGAGGCGCTCTGGTGCAAGGTGGAGCGACTTTCGCGGTGGAGCGCACCGAATCCGAGCTTCGTCTGCTACTGGGGTTCCCCCAGCCATAG
- a CDS encoding sigma 54-interacting transcriptional regulator codes for MGRGIDRILGSSAAVVALRDAIRLYAVADGTVLIEGETGAGKELVARAVHEEGRRSAGPFSSVDCGALAESLFESELFGHERGAFTGAVGARRGLVAAASGGTLFLDEIENLPLAQQAKLLRLVQEREFRALGSERMRRADLRLVVATNENLADLVVRGLFRADLFYRLDVLRIAVPSLRDRLDDLPELLLDLLARSAGGDAPGVPPPPEQLVRLRQRSWPGNVRELANLAERVAALAPAVGWEHAWRVAIAGQRALPARPGPAGRLHKVVALQGLPQAESGNNRVSEPTSRERTDAAAMNYLEAESLRQALEQHRWRREDAARALGISRVTLWRRMRRCGLADEN; via the coding sequence ATGGGGCGGGGGATCGACAGAATTCTCGGATCGAGTGCGGCCGTTGTTGCCTTGCGCGACGCGATCAGACTCTATGCGGTTGCCGATGGAACAGTCCTCATCGAGGGCGAGACGGGTGCCGGCAAGGAGTTGGTGGCACGCGCGGTTCACGAGGAGGGTCGGCGCTCGGCGGGTCCGTTTTCGTCTGTGGACTGTGGTGCTCTCGCCGAGTCCCTTTTCGAGAGCGAACTTTTCGGTCACGAGCGTGGGGCCTTCACAGGTGCTGTGGGCGCTCGGCGAGGTCTGGTCGCTGCCGCCTCCGGAGGAACCTTGTTTCTCGACGAGATCGAGAATCTCCCACTAGCCCAGCAGGCAAAGCTGCTGCGGTTGGTTCAGGAAAGAGAATTTCGCGCACTGGGTTCGGAACGTATGCGGCGAGCGGACCTGCGGCTTGTGGTCGCGACCAACGAGAATCTTGCCGATCTGGTCGTTCGGGGTCTGTTCCGGGCCGACCTCTTCTACCGATTGGATGTGTTGCGGATCGCTGTTCCGTCTCTTCGCGATCGCCTAGATGATTTACCCGAACTCTTGCTCGACCTGCTCGCACGGAGTGCCGGCGGCGACGCGCCCGGGGTGCCCCCGCCACCGGAGCAGTTGGTACGCCTTCGGCAACGCTCATGGCCGGGCAACGTGCGCGAGTTGGCGAACCTGGCCGAGCGAGTGGCGGCGCTTGCCCCGGCGGTGGGATGGGAACACGCATGGAGAGTGGCGATCGCTGGCCAGCGCGCTCTCCCGGCTCGGCCGGGACCGGCAGGAAGGCTGCACAAAGTCGTCGCCCTCCAAGGTCTGCCCCAGGCCGAATCCGGGAATAACCGGGTGAGCGAGCCGACCTCCCGAGAGCGGACCGACGCCGCGGCGATGAACTACCTCGAAGCCGAAAGCCTGCGGCAAGCGCTCGAGCAACATCGGTGGCGCCGCGAGGATGCGGCGCGAGCGCTGGGGATCTCGCGGGTCACTTTGTGGCGCCGGATGCGGCGTTGCGGCCTCGCGGACGAGAATTGA
- the lipB gene encoding lipoyl(octanoyl) transferase LipB: MSSLACSYLGLQDYATARLYQEGLARRVAAGTYAGGMLFLEHPAQFTIGRHSVLPGEVEARLTASGTPVSRTNRGGDLTWHGPGQLVVYPVLPLRAAGRGVRAFVEGMTRGLQEGLRLEGVETWCQAGAPGLFVDGPPASRKIASIGLAVQRGVTLHGASVNLDSRATEGFMGLAPCGLAGVVATSVENERGGEAPNPEGFARRLAPLLADRLDFSAATFVPPPGMES, from the coding sequence ATGAGCTCGCTTGCGTGCAGTTATCTGGGTCTTCAGGACTACGCCACGGCGCGGCTCTATCAGGAAGGATTGGCGCGGCGGGTGGCGGCGGGAACGTATGCCGGCGGGATGCTTTTTCTCGAGCATCCCGCGCAGTTCACGATCGGCCGTCATTCGGTTCTGCCGGGTGAGGTCGAGGCTCGACTGACTGCGAGCGGTACGCCCGTCAGCCGCACCAATCGGGGTGGTGATCTGACGTGGCATGGCCCCGGACAGCTGGTGGTGTATCCGGTCCTGCCGTTGCGTGCGGCAGGGCGCGGCGTCCGGGCTTTCGTGGAAGGAATGACGCGGGGATTGCAGGAGGGACTGCGTCTCGAGGGCGTCGAAACATGGTGTCAGGCCGGGGCGCCCGGGCTCTTTGTCGACGGACCACCCGCCTCGCGAAAAATCGCATCGATCGGTCTCGCCGTGCAGCGCGGCGTGACCCTGCACGGGGCATCGGTGAACCTTGATTCTCGCGCTACCGAGGGCTTCATGGGACTGGCTCCGTGCGGGCTTGCGGGAGTGGTCGCAACGAGCGTGGAAAATGAACGTGGTGGCGAGGCGCCGAACCCGGAGGGTTTTGCGCGGCGACTGGCACCCTTGCTCGCAGATCGTCTGGATTTTTCCGCAGCTACTTTTGTTCCGCCTCCGGGCATGGAATCCTAG
- a CDS encoding sigma-54 dependent transcriptional regulator, translating into MKEFSTLSESARSEEKTRTRCRVLVIDDEEGIRESLRLLLEDDFDVSVAASGEEGLEAAKLERPDAILLDVVMPGIDGLETLERLHAAYPEVPVIMVTATRTVKTAVEAIKLGAYDYVQKPFEIEELRILLGNATHTAELEREVDALRSEVGRRYHLGNIIGRSEGMQSVFKKVAQVAPLPTTVLIMGESGTGKELIARALHYQSPRSSRPMTALNCAAIPETLIESELFGHERGAFTGADRQKRGLFESADNGTIFLDEIGELQPALQAKLLRVLESGEFIRVGGQSPISVDVRIIAATNRKLEEAIEDGSFRQDLYYRLNVVAFELPPLRERREDLALLITHFVSNKASDLGVEERQFAPETIERLLRYRWPGNVRELENLIERLLVLSAPGPVSPEELPSSMSQDLPSEAPASRREVLTGEKSLSDAVDEFERGLIQEALHQAEFNQTRAAEVLGTTRRILKYRMDKLAIADRR; encoded by the coding sequence ATGAAGGAATTCAGCACATTGTCAGAATCGGCGAGATCAGAGGAAAAAACCCGGACGCGTTGTCGCGTCCTCGTCATCGACGACGAGGAAGGGATCCGCGAGTCCCTGCGGCTCCTCCTCGAGGACGATTTTGACGTCTCCGTTGCTGCTTCCGGAGAAGAAGGGCTCGAGGCGGCAAAACTGGAGCGCCCCGACGCCATCTTGCTGGATGTGGTGATGCCCGGCATTGACGGGCTGGAGACCCTCGAACGGCTGCATGCAGCCTACCCCGAAGTTCCGGTGATCATGGTCACCGCGACCCGGACGGTAAAAACGGCCGTCGAAGCCATCAAGCTGGGCGCCTACGACTATGTCCAGAAGCCATTCGAGATCGAGGAGCTGCGCATTCTGCTGGGCAATGCCACGCATACAGCCGAACTCGAGCGGGAGGTCGATGCGCTGCGCTCCGAGGTCGGTCGGCGCTACCATCTGGGAAATATCATCGGACGTTCCGAGGGCATGCAAAGTGTCTTCAAGAAGGTCGCTCAAGTCGCCCCCCTGCCAACGACCGTTCTGATCATGGGCGAAAGCGGAACCGGCAAAGAGTTGATTGCCCGCGCGCTCCACTACCAGAGTCCGCGTTCCTCGCGCCCCATGACCGCCCTGAACTGCGCGGCGATCCCCGAGACCCTGATCGAAAGCGAACTTTTCGGCCACGAGCGTGGCGCCTTCACGGGGGCCGACCGACAAAAGCGCGGGCTCTTCGAATCAGCCGACAACGGAACGATATTTCTCGACGAAATCGGCGAGTTGCAACCGGCGCTGCAGGCCAAGTTGCTGCGGGTACTCGAAAGTGGCGAGTTCATTCGGGTCGGCGGCCAGTCGCCGATCTCCGTCGATGTCCGCATCATTGCCGCCACGAATCGGAAACTCGAGGAGGCTATCGAGGATGGTTCCTTCCGGCAGGATCTGTACTACCGGCTCAATGTTGTCGCCTTTGAACTCCCGCCTCTGCGCGAACGGCGAGAGGACCTGGCGCTGCTGATCACCCATTTCGTCTCGAACAAAGCCAGCGACCTCGGCGTCGAGGAGCGCCAATTCGCTCCGGAAACTATCGAGCGATTGTTGCGCTATCGCTGGCCGGGCAATGTCCGGGAGCTCGAGAATCTCATCGAGCGCCTTTTGGTGCTCTCGGCGCCGGGGCCGGTATCCCCCGAGGAACTGCCCAGCTCGATGTCCCAGGACCTCCCCTCCGAGGCTCCCGCGAGCCGCCGCGAAGTTCTGACGGGCGAAAAGAGCCTCTCGGATGCCGTCGACGAGTTTGAACGCGGGCTCATTCAGGAGGCTCTGCATCAGGCGGAGTTCAACCAGACTCGTGCGGCCGAGGTCCTGGGGACGACCCGGCGCATCCTGAAGTACCGTATGGACAAGCTCGCGATAGCGGACCGGCGCTGA